CTTCGATGCATTATATATTGCATCTACAATCTTGCTGTAACCTGTACATCTGCACAAGTTTCCAGATATACTTTCCCTTATTTGCTCTTTTGTAGGATTTTGATTTTGGTCTAATATTACTTTTCCACTTAATATCATACCTGGAGTACAAAAACCACATTGTACTGCTCCAACATCTATAAAGGATTGTTTTAAGTATTCATCTTTTACACCTTCTATGGTTATTATTTTTTTATCTTGTACTTGAAATGCCATTACTAAACATGAGTTAACTATTTCTCCATCTATAATTACAGAGCAAGCCCCACACTCGCCCTCACC
Above is a genomic segment from Romboutsia lituseburensis containing:
- a CDS encoding (2Fe-2S)-binding protein — its product is MLKNINLNINDTLYNVSINENARLIDVLRDNLNLTGTKEGCGEGECGACSVIIDGEIVNSCLVMAFQVQDKKIITIEGVKDEYLKQSFIDVGAVQCGFCTPGMILSGKVILDQNQNPTKEQIRESISGNLCRCTGYSKIVDAIYNASKVRGDN